From the Juglans microcarpa x Juglans regia isolate MS1-56 chromosome 3D, Jm3101_v1.0, whole genome shotgun sequence genome, the window CCTTGACAAGGGCGACATAAGCTGATTTGACTAAAATTTTTTCAGAGGAATGATAAATCCAATTGATCTTATCTTGAACAGTCTGAAAATTATGATTGGCCAGggtattttttggatttctctAAAGGAATGATCTAAAAAAGAGTATTGAGGAGAAGAACATTCCAACGTCGAGGTTCCTCTAGAATGAGTTCTGAGACAGTCATGTTTAGATCAGGATCCAGATTGTTTTCAGGATTTGGATGAGGGATGAAATTGTGAATGGTGGGGATCCAGGTGTCAGTCCAGACCTTAATAGAACTCCCATTATTGATTTGATAGCAAGCGCTAGATCATAGAAATTCTCTCTGTTTAAGCAAACTTTTCCAGAATCGGGAATCAGAAACTTTAGGAGTagctttgaaaaaagttttagagccaagatatttttttaagatgaccTCATTCCAAAGACTATTTGGACCATTGAGAAGAGactaaacatttttcaaaaccagaGCAGAATTAAAAGAAGACATGGTTCTGATTCCAAGACCTCCCAACGATTTAGGAATGCAGATAGAATTCCACGATTTTGGggtgaatttatttttctttctatcttcAAACCCCTACTAGAATCTGCGGAAAAGAGAGTCCAGGTtctttgttattgttttgagaaCAAGAGTAGATGACATCACATATGACGGAATGGAGCTTGCAACTGCTCTTATGAGAATTGTTTTCTCAGTTTGATATAGAATCTTATATTTCCAACCCTGAAGTTTGTTTTGGACTTTCTCCATTAAatcctcaaaattttttttcctatcaacTCCATTTGAGAGAGGTAACCCTAGATATCTGGAATtaaggggaggggagggggggggggggaattctAAAATTGAAAGAGCTTTTAATCTCATTGATAGAAGCAAGGGTGACATTTTTGCTAAAATGGAGAGAGGATTTGGTTTCATTAATACTTTGACCAGACCATTGATTGTAAATCTTCAGACAATCAGagaattttttttgcattaataGCAGATGCTGACCCAAACATAAACAAGTCATCAACAAAAAGAAGATGGGTAATGCAAGGACCATTAATAGAGAGCTTGATACCCTTGAGACCATTGGATTGTTCTTTTTGAGTAATGAGTCTAGACAAGATTTCAGTATCAATAATGAAGAGAAAGGGAGATAACAGATCACCTTGACGTAGACCTCTGGAAGGATGAAAGAAACCTTGCTGGGAGCTATTGATGATAATTGAATAGGTCACCGTGGTGATGCATTCTTTGATCCATTGTTGTTTAAAGCCCTCATATTTCAAGATATCAAGGAGAAATGACCATTCCATAGAATAAAAAACCTTAGCCATATAAATCTTGATAGCCATTTTACCtgtttttccccttctttttttcatgtaatgaaatatttcttgagccaaaataatattattttgaataagGCGCCCAGGTAGGAAGGCAGATTGGCATGGGGAGATGATGTTGGGAAGGACGGATTTAAGCCTATTAGTAAGaatttttgatataattttatagtaaacATTGGAAAGGCTTATGAGTCTGAAATGATTAATCTCACTTGGATTGGAAACTTTTGGGATTAGAACTAAATTGGTGTGATCGAGTTCCTTTAATAGTTTCCCATGGAGAAAAAAAACTCCTAACAATAGCAATCAAATCCAATTTAATGACCTCCCAGAAGGCTTTGTAGAAAAGACCCATAAAACCATCCGGACTAGGGGCCTTAGTAGAAGGGAGGTTTTTAACAATAGAAGCaatttcatcatcattaggaattttagacaaaaaatcattttcttgatCAGAGATTTTTCTTAGGAAAAGGGAATCCAAGTCAACTGGAGGTGTCGGATGATTAGAGGAAAAAATTGCTTGAAAGTGTTCTTAAATCTTGGAAGAGATTATGACTTGATCAGCCGTCCAATTATTTCTTTCGAGCTTAAGACAATCAATACTattccttcttcttctgatTGAAGTAGAAGCGTAGAAGAATTTTGTATTAAGATCAGTGGTTGTTAACCAAGTTATTCTGAATTTTTATCTCCAAAGAGATTCCTCCCTAAGAAGCaattcattgattttttctttagtatcATTTTCTAAAGAGCTAGAGGAGGGTTGTGCGTTTTGATCTTGAAGAGATGAAAGATTAGACATCAATTCTTTAAGATTAGTCTGAATATAGCCAAATGACTTTTGATTCCATTCCTTGAGAGCTTTCTTGGTGATTTTTAATTTCCTTGATCGAATGAAGGAGGGGGTTCCCATAAATTGAGAATTCCAGGCTtctttgataattttgaatattgaAGGATCACAAAGccagaattcttcaaatttaaaagatttgAGAAAAGTATTCCTCTTTGCTGTGTCCAAAAGAATTGGAGCTTGATCTGATGTTACCTTAGCAAGGGTAGTAAGAATGGCATGGGGAAACAAATCAATCCAAGAGATATTAACAATACCTCTATCCAGTCTCTCCTTAATCAGATGAGGATCAGATCTGTTATTGGTCCAAGTGCATTTAGGACTCGAAAATCCTAAATCCACAAAACCAAGATTTTCCATGAAAAGTTTGAGATCCTTAGTTTTGTAGGATTGAGCAAAAGGGAGACCAccagatttttcattttggcAGATAATGGAATTAAAATCACTTAATACCAAAGTAGGGCCAGAAAATGAGGATGCTTGAAAGGAGGTTACAAAAATTTTCCTTCCTATTATAAGATGCGGGACAGTACACCAAATTAAGAAGCCATGGAAAATGACAAGGATTTGAAtacaccaaaacaaaaataatattactagaGTTATGTACAACTTCAAGATCGACATCAGGTAGAAACATGATCAAAAGACCTCCCCATTTACTGATAAGAGGAGAGTACACAAAATAGACATATTCCAACATATTAATAGTGCGTACACACTCACTAGAAGCTATTAAACAttctgaaaggaaaataatatcAGGGTTGTGAACCCTAATATTTTTCCTGAGAGATCTGGTTGCACGAGGTTGGGCAATGCCTCGGCAATTCCAGGCAAAAAGTCTCATGGTTCTTTTGGTGGTAGTGAAGACTCTGTCACATCAGTCATTGGATTCATAGGGAATAAATTCATGGTTTGAAATTGAACCTTGTCACTCAAAGCCTTCAAATTCCGAGTTTGGTATAGTGAATATCTAATTACCGTAGAACTCTTCTTCTGCTGCTTCCTTGAGGctctatttttctttggttGCTGCGCTACTCTGTTCTGGTTCATCGGcttatttccattttcttgtTCTCCTACTTTATCGTCAATGGGAACTGGAGTGATGGTGTTGAGAGAATATTTTTTGTGGGATTACTGAACTGCTCCATCTCCAAAAAAGAAATTCTCCTCTTCCTCTTAGCGTCGTTTTGAATGAGACTTGGGAATTGAGACTAGGCATCTGATGGTATTTGCATTTCGGGTAGGTTTTGAGTTAAAGGGGAAGGATCGAACTGAGTGAAATTGATTGGGATTTAGGGTAAGATGGGTTGGGTTGATGTGTTGGAGAGAAGAAGTTTATTGGACTAAGTTGAATGGTGTTGATTACAAAACAGGCCTTACCAGATGAGTttactaaaaaagaaatattataactCGGGTTCtgaaattgagatgaatttttatgttctttgggttggaaaatgaattgtttaatgGCCAATGGGCTGGACTTGTGTTCGATTGGGAGAGGCCCGAAAGGTTCATTGTCCGGTTCCAATAATTTAGATGGCTTTGTGTTTACGGGTAGGGACAAGGGAACATTGAAATGATTTCCTGTGTGTTCAGAAGACAATGATTAAGTGAAGTGCGGGACACATGGCGTGAAATGGATTCCTCGGGAGACAAAAGTGTCGGTGATGCAGTACCCAAATTATTGCAACTGAGATTTTTGCTACTAATCTTAATTGGGTCTGAACCCCTTGGCTGATGAGTTGCAACATTTCCACGTGGTGATAGATCTGGGTCCTGATACAGTGATTTGGAATGAACAGTGTCATCCCTTTGAGTTTCACCTGCTTCGCCTGAGAATGCAGCGAAAAGTTTCTTTATACAAAATTCCTTTCTTTGACCCTCTTCTATGTTGACAATAATTGCTTTTCCTTTCCCCAGGTGCTCGACTTTGTTGCTCTGTTTTGCTAGGTCACTTGTGCCCGAGCCTTCATGAAACATTAGGTTCTTTAATACGGACAGGTGGAAGAGTAGGAGGAATGAAATTCATTTGGTCTTAAGATGTAGGACTTGGGTACTGTGCTGGTCTCTTTGAAGTTCTTCAAAACGCATCTGTCTTCTTAGCTCTTGGGACTCAACTCGCATCCAGGGACCAAGAAAAAGATCTTCCACCGGATTGGGTAAAATATGACATGACTGAAGCAGATGACCGATTCTTCCACAACCATAACAGAATTCCGAAAGCCTTTCATATTTAAAGCTGATCTTGGCCGGAGTACGGTTGGGATGTGGAAGAGTGAAACCTTCGTAAAGGACTTTTCTGTATTAATTTCTACACTAATCCTTAAACATTGTTTAACTTCATTAGTAGGTAGAAATGCTTGATCAATTTCAAGTAAATTACCCAGCACTCTTCCTATTTTTGCTGCGTTATCTTTAGTCATCATTTCAAGTGGTAACCCAAATATTTGGATCCAAAAAGTCGAGTGTATTAAGTCTATTTCTTGGAGATTTAAACCAGAAGGCCATTCTTTGAGCATCATGTGATAACTCTTAAAGTTCCAGGGCCTCTGGAAAAAAACTCCATATTTCACAGTCGGTGATGGAAAGTAGAAGAGAAATACATTGGGTCCAAGGTCTTCGATGGTGAGACCTTGAATGAAGCTCCAAACCGCACAGATTGTGGAATGAGACCTTGAATGAAGCTCCAGACAGCACAGATTGTGGAATGAAACAGATGCTTGTTCAAATTTTTGGAAGAGACCAACTTACCAATCAAAGCATGGTTTGAAATATTAGCTGTTGTATCCGCTTCTGGAACCAGAATAAGGTCATCCCAAGTTATAAAGCCTTCGGTGCATTCAATGAGAGATTCCAGACTTTCTTTGCCATTTTCCATTGACATTGTTGGAAAAGACTTGGTTTGTTGGGGTTTAGGTGATGATGGTTGGTGGGGTATTGATGATAAAGGGAATCAGTTGGTAAGTTGCGGGTGGTTGGTGGGTGGAGTTAATGGGGTATTGATGACGATGGGTTTCGAGACAGTTGTGGTGACTATAAGGTTAGATATACATAAAGTAAGgtatcaaaaggaaaaaactacTAAGAGGAGAGAAAAACTCATCTTCAAGAGAGAGAGCGGTAACCATTTGTTTAGCATTTTTTCTATCAAATAACTTATCATGCAGAATTTGTTAGCTAAATACGGTATTAAGGTATGCAAGTTGCATTATTTGgctgaaattgattacaatttGACTAAATGTCGTCTTGCTCGCCGCCAATCAGGAAAATGCATTTGTGGATATCTTCGTGACAAGTGACAAGTGACAACATTTCAAATCCCAAATTCTCAATCTTGCTCgccttttttttctctgttattTTTTAGCTAAATAAAGGATTAGGATATGCAAATCttacccattttttttaaataaatagagtttattatttttttttaattttttaatataaatattatatttaaccaatttttttaaataaaatatacgatatttacacactataaactataaatatcattttttctgttttttcagTGAATGGCTAGCATAAAATCAATGCCATCATTTATGGCTTTATATTCTTTTCCAGCTGCTATAGTTCTGGTAGCAATACCCAAGAGTCTATGAAAAAAATCCTCTCTATCAGGTCATACCTAAGCAGGCAAAGTTCATCACACTGATGATttgctttatttctttctttataaagTGATTAAATCATGTGAATGATTTTCAATCCACATATAGTTATCAATAAATgtttatattgttttatataGGTGATTTGGAGACTCATATGTCATGTAGTACTGTCGTATGATTGACAGACTGTTAATAAATATCGGGTCTAATTTAGAGGTGTCTTTGATTTCTTCAATAACAGTTACCACACGATCatcaatcttaaattttttacaacCAATATTTacttcatcataaactttcattTTGTCTACCAATCtcaagattatttttaaataacctttcacattttcttgttctttcatATATTATCAAAACCTCTTGTAGAAGTATCTCTTTGGAATTTAACTTGAAGTATATTTGTAATGCCCCGATTCcggaggtccagagagttagctcttaatacttaatatcaatttCGATACCATAACTATAAAAtccataaaactcaataaaatattcattcatttgctcaacccaaatatccacattccttcatagggacaacaaagaaattctcaagaaaataaattaaaaactctccaaagactcaaaaatatcattaactcatcatatcaaaataactgaaaataatcaattaactaactatgactctcaaataagcacttgtaccatCGGACACTTATTCCTCTAGGAATATCAAACCTCTCTAACACTGTCTACTCTTGCTTTCCAGcagaaccatcaagattatctgaaaaatgtttggagataatgggtgagttatcaacaactcagtaagcagagaacatattactagtgtataaacatgagcatttacggaattcaaaatgcagaacaaaatactttctttcagaatgtagaatgcagaatatttattttcagaatgcagagtcagaacatattatcaaaaatattagagagaaagtttaaaaatattcataatcaaaatctttttatcatagtataaactgaaacatcacatcttaacttatcatatcataacagagaccatgtttaaccctcgtggtagggttgtgcaaaccccagcAGCCAactgagcagaaacaaaatgtgaatcttccaaagtactttggcataacatatctgattcatcatcatcatcatcatatcagagcatcatatcagaacagaggccatatttaacccccatagtagggttgtgcatttgcGGATAACCAAACAGATGCATATCAGAACTGAAACAGAATACTACTATTCTTTCCCGTGGCAGGGCCATACCATATCGGAACAGAACCCATGTAAAACTCTCATGGTAGGGTCTCTAACTAAACagagcagaaacaaaatcagatgCATAACCAGatagtcatgccaaaggttttttagataccacatcttatcaaaacaaagtacggaacagaatcagaacactacagaatcagatcacaaaaacataatttagacacaaaatttcatattcactctcttttgcacagttgctgtctaattttatttttccttctactCTTCCAGCCATCTGCGCAATTTTCTGTGCTTCATTTAGAAAAATTTCAGACCATACGTATGGGTTGATTCTAAGTCTTTCATCGCACTTCAGTAAAACATAACTCAAAACTAAACCATAGCTAATATTAGTAACAGTGCTGAGCAATCACATTAACCATAACAagtttaatttgtgaaaaatttACATGCTGACATAATTTATGGTACAAAGAGGTAAATCATACATCTCAACTGAGTAATTTCCAAAGACAAGTTTACCTGGTATCAACCAAGTGCGAGTGAGGAAGtgcagaagatgaagaagaagctgcAGAAGATGTGACCTGTGAGGAACCGGTGAAACCGGAATGGCTTGCAAATTGAGAGTGCTTATTTTCTGCAGTGGATGCTGAGGATGCAGATGCACTAACTGGGGCGGCAAGGTAGGTTAGTAGGGGCATCTCTGGTGCCAGAACGGGCAATGAACCTTCAGAACTAAGCACGTGAACGACTTTCCTAATTGAAGGCCTGAGATTGTAGTCTGGGTGAGCACACCAAAGGCCAGCAATCATCAGCCGTTCCAGTTGCTGCTCATCAAAGTCCTCACACAATCTGGGATCGGCTGCATCAACAAGCTTTCCCATTCCATAAAGCTGCCAAACCCACTCTACCATACTCACTTCATCTTCCGTCCTCTGGGTTTCAACGGATTTCCTTCCACAGGCTATCTCCAAAAGCACAATCCCGAAACTATATATATCGGATTCCTTGCTAGCCCTGCCTGATATAAGACATTCAGGGGCCATGTAGCCCATGGTCCCGGCCACGACTGTGGTTTGGGATCCTTTTCCATGATCCACCAGCCTGGCCAAGCCGAAATCCCCAAGCTTTGCGTTGAAACTTGAATCCAACATGACGTTACTTGACTTTATATCCCTATGCAACACACATTGTTCCCATTCTTCATGCAAGTATAGCAATGCAAATGCCAAGCCTTGGGCAATATTGTACCTCGTCACCCATGTTAGCAAGCTTTCACCTTTGAAAAGATGCAAATCTAAGCTGCCATTGGGCATGAACTCATAAACTAGCAGGAGATCTTTTTTCTCGTGGCACCAACCAGTGAGTTGCACTAAATTCCTGTGCCTGAGTCGACTAATACTCTACACCTCAGATGCATACTCCTTTATCCCATGTTTAGATCCCCTTGATACCCTCTTAACAGCAACGTAGGAATTCAGCTCGTTTATAAATCCTTTGTAAACCCCTCTGAATCCTCCTTCTCCAAGCTAGTTTTCCTCTGCAAAATTATTCGTTGCAGAAACCAATTCCTCGTAAGAAAACTTCTTTGGCCCTGTACCTCGTTCAAACTCCTCGTCCATGGAAAGAATAAAGCTTAAATCCTCTTCCTCTCCCCTTTTAGTCCTCTTTCTATACACAAGGCAAACCAACCCCATACCACTGATTAAAATGCATCCACCCACGCTCAAGCCCAGCACCAATTTTCTCTTGCTTCCATCTCCATTCTTCTTTGGTACAGCCGAAGTCTGTATACGAAAAGGTGATGTGGAGTTAAAAGACCAAGAACAAATAATATGCAACTTGGTAACCAATCCCGTCGATGCTGAGAAGCCAAATTCAACCCATTCCGGCAGGTAATCTCTCAAGTTGACTATAGAAGAAAGGTGCTGTTGAATCGGGGTGACACCATTACCGAACCCAGTGAAGGTGACACTGAGATTTTGCGTGGTGGAATGGTAACTAATACTTGCACTATACGTCCGGTTTTCGGTAATAACAGCATCCCATGGTGCATAGTTCGTAGATCTCAAATCGTTGATAATGATACCAACGTGTTCTTGGACAGGCTCGGCCGGGTCCCATTCTTCATTCCGAAACGTATCAAACTCCACTGCAACGAATTTATTTGCAGCCAATAAACTCGAGTCTTTCAACTGGTTGCGGCTTAGAAGGCCAATGCCAGCGCCATCTGTTGGTTCAGGATCTGGGAAACGGGGGCTTGTGAGGAAGAATACAATCCCATCTGAAAGTCCGCCTTTACCTTCCGAATCAATGATAAAGGAGAAGCTGGTATTGAAGTCTGCGAGTTTTCCGGGTTCCTCCCAGATATGCAGCAGTTCTGAATATATGGCTCGACCCCAGTTGTCCACTTCACTTGGGGTGAGTTGGATGGCTGCTGAACCTGAGAGAGTAGCGTTTCCAGCAAGTCTTATAGTTCCGACGTCGATAGCTTGATTGAAATCTGAGTAGTTGAAGAATAGCTGAGTTGCACAAGGGATTCTGAAAAGGAGGAAGATGGTTATAAACATGTAGGGACGAAGTAGCTTTGGAGGATGGAACGCCATGGTTGGGAAACGGGACTTGGGACTTGAGATTTGGGGAGAGAATTTTGAGTTCTGAGGCTTGCAAATTGACATTAAGTATGAATTTGGGGGGTTGCAGCTTATTGGCCATAGATTGATTATGCCAATGACTAAACGATTCTCGAAAGTGAAATTAGGTACCAGTGATATCGAAGCTCTAACTTGAGGCAGTTGGAACCGCATATGTTGAGATATATCACGGGGTGGATACATACATACAAGGGTGGGTTGGTGGGTAAACAGAGACAGTTGAAGAACAATACAACAGATTCTATTATATGTAAAGAAACGTCCAGGATATGAGACcatcagaaaaatatataaaagagaatcaCCAATGTTCCTTGAATGGCCGAACCATCAGCATAGATGTGCCAAgttttacaactttttcaacccattaaaatttaatatgaaaatagaaattACACTTGCAAGTGCACATAGAAAGAACAATCAAACACAGTCAAACTGAAGGCTTCGATTAAgaagtttgaagaagaaaaaaaaaataccaaatcagATATTGATAACAGAATCTTTTGGTGTGTCCTCTTTTGCTTTCTTGTACCGAACAAGGTGCTTCTGATACTCTTCTAgctcttcttccaatttctcaATGAACTGACTTGTATGCTCAAGTGACTGCTCATACTTGTACTTTTCCAAGGCCTACAATTTTTGACATGGAAGAGAAATTATTATAATTGGGGTTAATTTATGTGGTATAATCAAAGGCATCACTCCACACAAATTTGCCCTCCTTAATGATGGATGTCATGATACAAGGCAGAACATTGTTTTAAGGTAAATACAATGTAGAGtacttcaaattaattttttgctatATAAGAAACTAACAAATAATGAACATATTTCCAGAATCTGCCTGTACAAAGAACCATGTTTCAATTGCTTCCTGTGAATAAGGGAAAATAACATTGACAAGATGAGAAAACTTTTAGACAATTATCCTTCTCCCCTTAATCAATAGATTCATTGAATGGTCAGCAAAGGGAATGCTGAAATTACCTTGTCTTTAGACAATGTATCTAGAGGTGACATTACTTTTGGCTGCACATAATTCTTTCCCCGGTAGAAAAGTATAACGTTGTTAGCTTTTATGTCAATCACAATTCCTTTGCTCAGTCTAGCAAGCTCTTCAGCATATACGTGAACCTGTCCGGGTTTGCATGGCTTGCAAATTACCTTTACAGTCTCGTGCTTCTTCCAATGAAGATGCATATTAAGAACAACCCCTCCAAAGACGCCACGTCTTCCAACTGGGAcatagttcttttttttctcaccaGTTCGCTTAAAGTAATGCCTTTCTTCTTCAGTTAGGATTTCAGGATCATATATTTCAGCAGGTGCTTTGGGAACTTCAAATTTCCTCAACATCTCAATCAACCATGCTTCCTTTCGTTTGGCCTGAATAGAactcaataaattatatattcatgAAAAAGACCCTATGTTTGTATAACTTGAAGCACTAAAATTTATCAAGACATTCTTTCTTTGATAAGTAACATTTATCAAGATATTCTAGACCActataaacaaaaaagataaattaaaattgcaATCAAAAGTTAAGATTAGGAGAAGGTTCTTATGCATTGCAGTGCAATCAACTTTTTtcccattaaaataaaatataggcttTAATCCCTGCATCATGTTCATGAAAATTACAAATGGAAAAAATTGAAGCGTCTATAAAAACAGAAACACTAAATTTGAACGTTGCTAACAATATTCAACAAACTTACACAACATAGAGGAGTATACAACTTTAAGGAATGGTTTAAACTATGTATTGCGAAATCTAGACAAATAAATTGCAGTGTCCAACCTTTTCGAGTTTATATCTAATCCTAACTTCTGGATTTGGAGAAGTCATCTTCTTTTTGGCCTTCAGGCGATAGAATCTGAGTTCATTCAGTTTGGCCCTTTTAGAAATTTTGACCcgtttgttcttcttctttccttctgTTCGGGAAAAGGCATTATCAGCGGGCTTACCAATTGAAAACCTGACAACATCATTTTCTGTCTTCAGCTCAACTGATGCATTATTCATGTACCTCGCAGGTATCCAAATTCCAAGAGTATGGAAACCAAACACATTTAATCTATGTTCTAACGAAAAACCGGATGGAGACAATATGCATGGTGCTTCTAGAAGAGGCTCCACTGCACTGCAGCTTCTCTGGCCCGCACACAAACTGTAAGAAAGGGACTGGGTAAATGAAGTTGCTGCGAGCAATGCTGAGAGACTTGGAATATTTTTCAGGAGACAACAGAAACAATGTAGAGATTCCCTGCATGGTGAACATAACTAATCTATTACCAAATGCTTTAAAAATAGATACGTCGCAAGAAATTTTCAAGTTATTCCCTTCAGATGATACTCAAAGTCTTATCTCATAAAAAACCACCCAGAACTAGCAAAGAGCATCTATATTCAATAAACTTACTCTTATCTTATAAAGCCACCCAGAAGTAGCACTGAACATCTGGATTAAAAAACCTCAAAACTATGTCCTGGCTATTTTATTAACCCTCTGTTTGATTTCTTAGAAAACCCAGGGAAAAAAAGGAATGGGGGAAACGGTATTTTAACTCTCAACTGATCAAAATACGAAGATTCCgtaagaataaaatcataattttgcttattttattacaatttctcagcaaccaaataTATAGTTATCATGAATAAAACCCAAGTAAATCGTGTAAATGCAAACTGAGAAAGTAAACAGAAAAGGattaagggtttttttttagaaaaaaaacaacCACCTTCTGCGAATAATGCCTCTTGCGATTGAAGCTAAGGGGAACATCATCGCCAGAATTCGACATCAAAAGAAAAGGTAGCAACCGAAACGACGTGGTCTGAGAGCTTGAAGCTCACAAGTCACGAATCACGATTAGCGGCTACTTTGGTTAGGGATTGTTCGCTTTCTGCTTCTCTGCCGTTTGATCGGGTGAGGGATTTCATCGTCCATTTcgtttcctttttcctttcttttcaaatgAGCTCGTCTATTGCGACATTGCCGATTAAAACGGAGATTTACGACTGCCGTTTAAACAGTCCGTCCATAGTTATGGTAGAAAATCTGCGTGGAGTCAATCCACTTGCTGCTAAATGAATAAGGTACACCATACGaaaatatattagattagttttttttttaaaacaaatccTGCCGTGTTAgagtatttttttacttttagctaatcattcaaaatttaaactttatatTAGATTAGCCATCATaatctctataataataaaatattatcttttatatatttttataagtattttatttttttatttttttcataatctaCAATAACCTCCaccaatcatattcatttttattttcacaattcaacGATCTATAAAATTAACATCTATAGTTTAGCAGCAAATTGTGctactttcattttcattacgGAATCACCAAGAGCAATCAATATGACCCATTCCCCATATTTGCGGAAGGCTTGATATTATATAAGGAAAACACTAGTATGCCGTTCTAATTTGATCGTCCTTTTTGAACGTTTggcaaaaaagttttttttttttttgttttttacttggtgattaaaaaaatgtttttaagtgtattggcgtctttttttattttttaaaaatatttaaatgtattaaaaaatatgaaataaaaaaaaaaaaaaactaggcgGCACGCGCAATAGTAAATACTGGACGGCAGAGTAGCATTGCCTTTTACTACTGGGCCGCAGAGTAGCATTTCCCATTATATAAACAGGCGATAGATGTGAAAAAGGAGCTGCATAGCAATACAACCCAAAATAGGAGATTTCAAACTATGGCCCTG encodes:
- the LOC121255442 gene encoding uncharacterized CRM domain-containing protein At3g25440, chloroplastic isoform X2, which translates into the protein MMFPLASIARGIIRRRFSIGKPADNAFSRTEGKKKNKRVKISKRAKLNELRFYRLKAKKKMTSPNPEVRIRYKLEKAKRKEAWLIEMLRKFEVPKAPAEIYDPEILTEEERHYFKRTGEKKKNYVPVGRRGVFGGVVLNMHLHWKKHETVKVICKPCKPGQVHVYAEELARLSKGIVIDIKANNVILFYRGKNYVQPKVMSPLDTLSKDKALEKYKYEQSLEHTSQFIEKLEEELEEYQKHLVRYKKAKEDTPKDSVINI
- the LOC121255442 gene encoding uncharacterized CRM domain-containing protein At3g25440, chloroplastic isoform X1, with the translated sequence MMFPLASIARGIIRRRESLHCFCCLLKNIPSLSALLAATSFTQSLSYSLCAGQRSCSAVEPLLEAPCILSPSGFSLEHRLNVFGFHTLGIWIPARYMNNASVELKTENDVVRFSIGKPADNAFSRTEGKKKNKRVKISKRAKLNELRFYRLKAKKKMTSPNPEVRIRYKLEKAKRKEAWLIEMLRKFEVPKAPAEIYDPEILTEEERHYFKRTGEKKKNYVPVGRRGVFGGVVLNMHLHWKKHETVKVICKPCKPGQVHVYAEELARLSKGIVIDIKANNVILFYRGKNYVQPKVMSPLDTLSKDKALEKYKYEQSLEHTSQFIEKLEEELEEYQKHLVRYKKAKEDTPKDSVINI